The Chryseobacterium sp. JV274 sequence AAATATTATCAGCGGGCAAGCTGTTCATAGAAATGAATTCGGAATTGATACAGGAATTTTTCCTGCTCCCAATTCTGAGAGTGTAGCATTTTATAAAATGGATCAAAGTATGGTTGCTGATTACCCAATCATTGATTGGTCTGTAACGCCAGCTGTGAATCACAATATCAAATACCCAATGGCTGGTCAGACTTCTCATCAGGTAACATTAGGTGTTTTCAATATTAAAACTCAAGCTACGACTTTCTTAAAAGTTGAGGAAGAAAAAGATCAATATTTAACAGCCGTTACATGGAGTCCGGATTCAAAGTATATTTTCGTAGGAGTTCTGAACAGAGGTCAGAATCATATGAAAATGAATCAGTATGATGCTGCAACCGGAGAATTGGTAAAAACATTATTTGAAGAAACAGACAGCAAATATGTCGAGCCGCAGCATCCACTTACTTTCTTCCCGAATTCCAATACAGACTTTATCTGGCAGAGTCAGAGAACAGGATACAATCATTTGTTCCACTATAGTTTAGAAAAAGGACTGGTAGCACAAATCACAAAAGGTGACTGGCTGGTAACGGATATCTTAGGATTCAATGAAAAGAAAAAGGAAATCTATTTCACTTCCACAAAAGAAACTCCTTTAGAAAGACATTTATATAGAATCAACTGGACTAATTTCAAAATGCAGAAACTAGACAGTGCGGAAGGAATGCATGCCGGAACTTTGAGCAATGATGGAAATTATCTGTATGATGCTTACAGCAATGCCAATTCACCAAGAGTTGCCAATATTATCAATACTTCTAATTTAAAAGCTACCAATATCCTTACTTCTGAAAATCCGTTAAAGAATTATCAGAGACCGGAAATTAAAAATGTAGAGCTAAAAGCAGATGACGGAACTCCTTTGTATGGGAAAATCATCCTTCCAACAAATTTTGATCCGAATAAAAAATATCCTGCCATTGTTTATCTGTATAACGGACCGCACTTACAGTTGATCACAAACAGCTTCCCGGCTTCCGGAAACCTTTGGTATGAATATATGGCTCAGAACGGATATATTATTTTCACCATGGACGGAAGAGGTTCTTCCAACCGTGGAATGAAGTTTGAGCAGGCTGTATTCAGAAACCTGGGAACTACAGAAATGAACGACCAGATGAAGGGAGTAGAGTACTTAAAGTCTCTTCCTTATGTAAACGGAGATAAAATGGGAATCCATGGATGGAGTTTTGGAGGATTTATGACAACAAGCTTCATGCTTCGTAAGCCGGATGTATTCAAAGTAGGAGTAGCTGGAGGACCGGTAATCGACTGGAGCATGTATGAGATCATGTACGGAGAAAGATATATGGATACTCCACAGGAAAATCCACAGGGATATGCAGCTGCTAATCTTTTGGATAAAGTTCAGAATCTGAAAGGAAAACTACTGATGATTCACGGGGCACAGGATGATGTAGTAGTATGGCAGCATTCTATAAAATTCATCAAATCTGCTGTTGATAACGGAGTTCAGTTAGATTACTTTACATATCCGGGGCATCCGCATAATGTGATCGGGAAAGACAGAGTTCATCTGATGCAGAAGATTACAGATTATTTTGATTTATATCTGAAGAAATAATAAAAAAATCCAGTCTAGTTTTAGGCTGGATTTTTTTGAACATTACCTTAACATTGTTGTATTATGCTTAATTGAGATTGCTTCGCTTTGCTCGCAATGACAATGTTGTGTTATTGGTGGAAAATTAGTGTTATTTGTGTTTGAAAAAACAACAACTTTTCGATCTTACCAAACATCAATGTTTTTGATTTTTCATAGTGGTATTTTTGTATCACTAAAATCAACAATATGGAATTAGGAATAGGAATGTTCGGTGATCTGGCATTTGACCAGTCAACCGGAAAATATAGAGATGCAGGAATTAAGATCCGTGAAATATTGGATCAGGTAAAATTGATGGATGAGGTGGAAATTGATGTTTTTGCAATGGGAGAACATCACCGTCCGGATTATGCTGTTTCCTCACCGGAAATAGTATTGGCAGCTGCAGCAAGCATTACAAAAAATATAAAACTAGCCAGTGGAGTTACTGTTTTGAGTTCTTCGGAGCCGGTAAAAGTATATGAAGACTTTTCAACACTGGATCTGATTTCAGACGGAAGAGCCGAAATATTTGTGGGCCGGGGAAGTTTCATTGAGTCATTTCCGTTGTATGGCTATTCTTTGGATGACTATGAACAGCTATTTGATGAAAAGTTAGAATTATTACTGAAAATCAATTCTGAGGAAAATGTAAGCTGGTCTGGGAAACTTCGTGCTCCTATGAATAATCAAACCGTGTATCCAAGAGCAAAGAATGATGGAAAACTTTCAATCTGGAGAGCTGTAGGAGGAACTCCGCAGTCTGTTTTAAGTGCAGCACAATTGGGAATGCCTTTAGTGGTAGCCATTATTGGAGGAATGCCGATTCAGTTTAGAAATCTGATCGAATTCTATAAACAGGAATACCAGAAAGCGGGACATGATGTTTCAAAAATGCAGATTGCCGTTCATTCACATACTTTTGTGAGTGATGATCAAAAAGCAGTGGACGGGTATTTCCATAATTATAAATCTCAGATGGATAGAATAGGGGCTTCCAGAGGTTGGGCCCCTTACACAAAAGCACAGTATGATGGCGGAAGAAGCAAAGACGGCGCTTTATTTATCGGAAGCCCGGCAGAAGTAGCAGACAAAATCGCTTATATGAAAGAGATTTTCGGAATTACAAGATTTATCGGACATATGGATGTGGGAGATCCTGCTCATGAGGTGATGATGAAGTCTATTGAATTGTTTGGGAATGAAGTGAAGCCTGTTATACAAGGATTATAACAAGGAAGTTTAGAGATATAAAAAAAGGAGACCAGAAAAGGTCTCCTTTTTACTTTGTTTTATATTGCAAAGAATCTTATTTTTTAAATATAATAAACTGTTAATCATTTATTAACATCGTAATCTTTTAAACTTCATTTCTTTACAGTGATGAAACAAAGCGGTAGCTATTAATGATTGACCTGTCTATAATCCGTATGATACAAACTTTGTATTGTATTGGTGGCAAACTGTTTATTTCCACAGCCAGTTTGTTCAAAAGGTTTTTTGGATATTCTAAAATCCATTGCTATTCAGGATATCGTTCTTATTATCCCTTTCTGATGGTTTCATTTCTCAATATTCTGGATGCTCTGTTGATCCAGTTATTCCAAAATCTAAACAAAAAACCATGCTTTTAAACAATATTCTATTTTTTTCAGTGGATCCGGATCTCAGTACAGGTCTTGTCATTATTTTCATCCTGTGTCTTGTAGCTGTAGTGGCTTTTGAGTTTGTAAACGGTTTTCATGATACCGCCAATGCTGTGGCTACTGTAATTTATACCAAAGCTCTTAAGCCCGTTATCGCAATCCCTTGGTCAGGCTTTTGGAACTTTCTGGGAGTTTTTACAGGGGGAATTGCTGTTGCGATGGGAATCTTAAAATTGGTACCTATGGATACGCTCATAACGCTGCCAATTGCTGTGGGAGCCTCTTTGGTTCTTGCTGTTCTACTGGCTTCAATCATCTGGAATCTGGGAACCTGGTATTTTGGAATACCATGCTCCAGTTCTCATACCCTGATTGGTGCTTTAATTGGTGCCGGCTTAGGATTTACCTGGTGTTATGGCGGAGGAGTGAACTGGCATAAAGCAGAAGAAATTGGGATGTCACTTATTTTATCCCCTATAGTAGGATTTTGTTTAGCTGTTTTGCTGATGTGGTTTTTTAAATATGTAATCCGTTATAAAACGCTTTTTCATATTCCAACCGGAGCTAATGACAAACCTCCTTTGGTGATCAGAGCCATTTTAATAACAACCTGTACTTTAGTAAGCTTTTTTCACGGCAGTAATGACGGACAAAAGGGTGTAGGACTTTTTATGCTGATCCTGATTGCTTTCATGCCTGCCCAATTTGCAGTTAATCATGATATTCCTAATGATAAGATTATTTCTATCCTGAACACAACGGAACGTACATTACAGGCAACAGCTGCCCGGAATACTCGAAATACAGCAGAATTTAAGACATTGAATCTGGCTGTTGAAAATGTAAAAGAAAATCTGATCCATAAAAATGAAAAAGACAAAGCCGCTACTTATAAATTCCGGAAACAGATAGACAACCTTGTTGATTCTCTAAAAAAGCTGAATGAAAATAAAACCATAGCTATTGACGAATCCAGCAGAGCAATACTTACCAGCCAGATTTCTGAACTTAAAAAATTAACCGAATTTGCTCCCCTATGGGTAATTATTATTATCTCAGTATCTCTCGGGCTGGGAACTACCATAGGCTGGAAGAGAATTGCTGTAACTATTGGTGAGAAAATAGGAAATGAACATTTGAACTATGCTCAGGGTGCATCCAGCGAAATTGTTGCCGCATCTACTATCGGTATAAGTACATTGCTGGGATTACCGGTAAGTACAACGCATGTTTTGTCAAGTGGTATAGCAGGGTCTATGGTAGCTTCCGGTGGTAAAAGTAACCTTAATCCGGCTACATTAAAAAGTATCGGTCTTGCCTGGGTACTTACTTTACCGGTTTCTATTGTATTATCTTTACTGTTATTTATATGTTTCCATCTGTTTATTTAGTGGCAGATTTTTAGTTCAGTGATTATTATTAAAACCGAAAAAAAATGAAACAAATATTAGTTGCCTCAGACTTTTCCAATAACGCAGGTAATGCGCTGTTGTATGCGCTCTCCCTCGCCAAAACTTTAAAGATGAAAGTAACGGTACTGAATGCCATTCATCCTACGGAAGGTATCAATAATAGTACATACAACGCCATTTTTATTGAAGATTACTATGCAAGAAAAAGATCCGCTTTGAAAGAATGGACAGAAACTTTCTGTAATAATGATGTATATAAAGACATTCCGGTAAAAACCGTTTGTGATGTTGGCTTTTTAAGAAATGTTATTACCAAATACATAGAATATAATGATGTATCGTTTTTAGTCATGGGAATGACAGGAGCTACGGGCATTAAGGGAATTATAGGAAGCAATGCCAGTTTAGCCATTAGCAAAATGCGGATTCCTACATTAATCGTTCCTGCGGAAAGTATGCTTCATCCAACACCTGTTATCACGCTGGCTGCAGATTATAAAACCACAAAACTATCTGTAAGGGATGTAAAGGCATTGAACCAGATCCTTAAAGTTTCCGATCCTAAAAAATTGGAAGTACTTCATATTTCGGACAAAGATACATCTGCAAAAGCCATAGAAAATGGGGAGAAGAAATTAAAAGACCAGCTTTCTTCTGTGGAAATCACTTTTCATTACGTTGAGGATGATAAACCATCAAGCGGAATTATTGATTTCATAGAAACCAATAAAACAGATATTTTATGTCTTGTAAAACACAATCACAATATTATTTACCGATTGTTTTCCGGTAGTACTGTAGACGAGATCCTAAACAAATCTGTGAAGGCTGTATTGATTCTTCATGCATAAATGTTCAAGACATCCTTCGTATAATTTCTTTTGAGATTTAAAGATTAATTATACAATCTCAATCAGACTTCCTCTTTCCTCGTCTTTAATGATATTGAGAGCTGTAGGAATTTTCTCTTTCAGCTCTTCAACGTGCGAAATAATTCCTACAATCCTGTTTTCTTTCATCAGATTGGTGAGGGTTTCAAATACAATATTCACAGATTCTGTATCCTGAGTTCCAAAGCCTTCATCAATAAAGAAGAAATTTTTATCTGCCTGTGCATTGGCCTGAACGCTTTCTGCCAGTGCCAGAGCCAGACTTAAAGAGACCTGAAATGCCTGCCCTCCCGACAGCGTTTTTACGCTTCTGCTTTTCCCTTCGTTGAGGTAATCGATGATCTCGAAATCGTTATTTTCATTAAGCTGCAGACTCAGCTGGTTTCTGGTCATTCTGTGGAAACGCACATTCGCATGATCACAAAGTTGTCTCAGATAAATAGATGAAACATATTGTACAAAACCTGCTCCTTTAAACAGGTTCATCATTATTTTTAAATTCTCTGAACGTTTCTGAAGTTTTGCCAGTTCTTTCAAAAGGTCTTCTTTTTTTACGAATTCTTTTTCCAGTCGGTCTATTTCTGCAGTTTTTGTTACTACAGAATCACTTATTTTTTTCTGTTCACTTTGCGCTTCACCGAACTGTTGCTCGGCCAGAGAAAACTGTTCATTATCGAATGACAGTCCCTTCAGTTTTAATTCCAGTTCTCCGATGAATTTCTTTAAAGCTTCAAAATCAACTTTAAAGTTCTGAACTTTTGTTCTCACCAGTTGAATATTGATTTCCTGAAGTAAAATATTTTCAACTTCTTTGAACTCTGTAAAATTTTGAGCTGCCAAAGCTTTAACGATAGCTTCTTCATTACCGAAAATTTCCTTCTCGAGTTCTGTGATCTGTTTTTCAGATTGGTTGACAATGGCTTTTTGCTCTGCCAGTTTCGGAGAGAGAATCTTTTCCTGCTGTAATGCCTTTTGGTAATTTTCTTCGGTTTCCCTGTTAGATTGTACCAACTTTTGATAAGCGTCTTCAATCTCAGCTTTTTCCTTTTGAGCATACCTATTCCAGTCAAGAATTTTAAGCCCGGAACGGCTGATATTGATCTGCTCCTGTTTTGAAACTTCTTCCAAACGGAAAGCCTCGAGGGCACTCTTATACTTTTCCAGCGTTTTGGTTTCTTTTTCCAGATTTTCTCTTTCCAAAGCAATGCTTCGCTCCGTTTCCTCAATCTTTTTTTCTAAAGTAAATGAGTCTGAACGTTTTTTATCAAACTCTTCTTCCTGATCCGGGGAAAAAGGCTTCCATGAGAAATTCAGAATATGATTTTCAATATCTTTCTGAATCTGCAGGATAATTTTCTGTTCTGAAAAAAGTTGTTCCTCAAAGATTTTTTTTCGGTCCAGAATTTTATCAATTTCTGCTTCCTGCTTTTGAAGACCAGCTGTTTCCTGTTCTACGGATGTTATTTTCTCCTGAATTTCCTGCAGTTCAGCATTCACATCATGAAATTCCACAATATGCGGATGTTCCTTAGAACCACAAAGAGGACAGTTTTCCCCATCATGAAGCTCACTGGCAAAACGGGAAAGCTCTTTTTGTATTTTGAGATGATCCAGTTTCTGAGAAAGTTCCTTTTTCTTAGTTTCTAAGGCTTCTTTTCTGATTCTGAAGTCTTCTTTATAATTTTCGTTGTAAGCAAAAGGTTTTAATTCTTCTGCAATTTCTCCGATCTGTTTTTGATGTTTCTCAATCTTTTCGGTTTGTTCCTGAAGTGATTTTTTAAAATTTTTTTGTTGAATAAACCAATTTCCCACTTCAGATAACAATGCGGAATCCACTTTTTGTTCCTTCAATAGTTTCACCTGTGAAGAAAGTTCATCAATCTTCTTTTGAATCTTCTCCTTATTGAGATCTACTTCTTTTACTTTTTCGGAACCTTTCTGGGTTCTTTCATTCAGAATTTTGATTTCCTCAGTAAACTTCAGAACCTGAAGGATAAGGTTCATATCATTTTCTTGAATTTTGGATTGTTCCAAAGCTTTGAACTGCGGCTCAAGAATGGAAAGTTGTTCTTTTATAACGATAAAAGCCTTTTCAGTTTCCTGCCATGCTTTAATTTGTTCTTCTCTCTCGTTCCGCTTCTCCGAAATCTCTTTTGAAAGCTTATTTTTCTCAATAATCAATGGATTGAAGAGTCTGAAAATATGGTCATATAATTCCGCTTGCGCTTCCAGCGCATCCATCTGAGGTTTCTCTTCAGAGAGTCTGCTGAATTTTTCCTTATTCTGCTGTAAACTGTCAAAATCGCTTTTTAAGTTTTTCAG is a genomic window containing:
- a CDS encoding S9 family peptidase gives rise to the protein MKLHNFSLLMLVLGSSAFAQTQKFTMAEAVNGMRTNLAVKNISQFSWAADGKSYIQAVKGGYLITDLKTNKQDTLISLSQLNRNLSNDKLKAVPAIKFTGNFNGYFTTGGKMSWIEKSGNDWKVKSTAAVDQDAANVKMFGDGQTFAFTAKNNLFVNRNGKTIAVTNETNENIISGQAVHRNEFGIDTGIFPAPNSESVAFYKMDQSMVADYPIIDWSVTPAVNHNIKYPMAGQTSHQVTLGVFNIKTQATTFLKVEEEKDQYLTAVTWSPDSKYIFVGVLNRGQNHMKMNQYDAATGELVKTLFEETDSKYVEPQHPLTFFPNSNTDFIWQSQRTGYNHLFHYSLEKGLVAQITKGDWLVTDILGFNEKKKEIYFTSTKETPLERHLYRINWTNFKMQKLDSAEGMHAGTLSNDGNYLYDAYSNANSPRVANIINTSNLKATNILTSENPLKNYQRPEIKNVELKADDGTPLYGKIILPTNFDPNKKYPAIVYLYNGPHLQLITNSFPASGNLWYEYMAQNGYIIFTMDGRGSSNRGMKFEQAVFRNLGTTEMNDQMKGVEYLKSLPYVNGDKMGIHGWSFGGFMTTSFMLRKPDVFKVGVAGGPVIDWSMYEIMYGERYMDTPQENPQGYAAANLLDKVQNLKGKLLMIHGAQDDVVVWQHSIKFIKSAVDNGVQLDYFTYPGHPHNVIGKDRVHLMQKITDYFDLYLKK
- a CDS encoding LLM class flavin-dependent oxidoreductase; its protein translation is MELGIGMFGDLAFDQSTGKYRDAGIKIREILDQVKLMDEVEIDVFAMGEHHRPDYAVSSPEIVLAAAASITKNIKLASGVTVLSSSEPVKVYEDFSTLDLISDGRAEIFVGRGSFIESFPLYGYSLDDYEQLFDEKLELLLKINSEENVSWSGKLRAPMNNQTVYPRAKNDGKLSIWRAVGGTPQSVLSAAQLGMPLVVAIIGGMPIQFRNLIEFYKQEYQKAGHDVSKMQIAVHSHTFVSDDQKAVDGYFHNYKSQMDRIGASRGWAPYTKAQYDGGRSKDGALFIGSPAEVADKIAYMKEIFGITRFIGHMDVGDPAHEVMMKSIELFGNEVKPVIQGL
- a CDS encoding inorganic phosphate transporter, with amino-acid sequence MLLNNILFFSVDPDLSTGLVIIFILCLVAVVAFEFVNGFHDTANAVATVIYTKALKPVIAIPWSGFWNFLGVFTGGIAVAMGILKLVPMDTLITLPIAVGASLVLAVLLASIIWNLGTWYFGIPCSSSHTLIGALIGAGLGFTWCYGGGVNWHKAEEIGMSLILSPIVGFCLAVLLMWFFKYVIRYKTLFHIPTGANDKPPLVIRAILITTCTLVSFFHGSNDGQKGVGLFMLILIAFMPAQFAVNHDIPNDKIISILNTTERTLQATAARNTRNTAEFKTLNLAVENVKENLIHKNEKDKAATYKFRKQIDNLVDSLKKLNENKTIAIDESSRAILTSQISELKKLTEFAPLWVIIIISVSLGLGTTIGWKRIAVTIGEKIGNEHLNYAQGASSEIVAASTIGISTLLGLPVSTTHVLSSGIAGSMVASGGKSNLNPATLKSIGLAWVLTLPVSIVLSLLLFICFHLFI
- a CDS encoding universal stress protein, which gives rise to MKQILVASDFSNNAGNALLYALSLAKTLKMKVTVLNAIHPTEGINNSTYNAIFIEDYYARKRSALKEWTETFCNNDVYKDIPVKTVCDVGFLRNVITKYIEYNDVSFLVMGMTGATGIKGIIGSNASLAISKMRIPTLIVPAESMLHPTPVITLAADYKTTKLSVRDVKALNQILKVSDPKKLEVLHISDKDTSAKAIENGEKKLKDQLSSVEITFHYVEDDKPSSGIIDFIETNKTDILCLVKHNHNIIYRLFSGSTVDEILNKSVKAVLILHA
- a CDS encoding AAA family ATPase translates to MIPVQLTIEGLYSYQERQTIDFRNLTEAGLFGIFGAVGSGKSSVLEAISFVLYGETERLNMRDKRAYNMMNLKSSSSYIEFDFINYENKLFRATRDFKRNSKKFEEVKPNAVTFYENSNGKWIPLDHSNAEIIIGLSYSNFKRTIIIPQGQFKEFLELGAAERTNMMKEIFNLQKFDLQNNVSALHVKNRSELDQLEGQLKGFEEINEEKIKVQKEQLTEEQKLLSESNEKLEKISNTYQQLKNLKSDFDSLQQNKEKFSRLSEEKPQMDALEAQAELYDHIFRLFNPLIIEKNKLSKEISEKRNEREEQIKAWQETEKAFIVIKEQLSILEPQFKALEQSKIQENDMNLILQVLKFTEEIKILNERTQKGSEKVKEVDLNKEKIQKKIDELSSQVKLLKEQKVDSALLSEVGNWFIQQKNFKKSLQEQTEKIEKHQKQIGEIAEELKPFAYNENYKEDFRIRKEALETKKKELSQKLDHLKIQKELSRFASELHDGENCPLCGSKEHPHIVEFHDVNAELQEIQEKITSVEQETAGLQKQEAEIDKILDRKKIFEEQLFSEQKIILQIQKDIENHILNFSWKPFSPDQEEEFDKKRSDSFTLEKKIEETERSIALERENLEKETKTLEKYKSALEAFRLEEVSKQEQINISRSGLKILDWNRYAQKEKAEIEDAYQKLVQSNRETEENYQKALQQEKILSPKLAEQKAIVNQSEKQITELEKEIFGNEEAIVKALAAQNFTEFKEVENILLQEINIQLVRTKVQNFKVDFEALKKFIGELELKLKGLSFDNEQFSLAEQQFGEAQSEQKKISDSVVTKTAEIDRLEKEFVKKEDLLKELAKLQKRSENLKIMMNLFKGAGFVQYVSSIYLRQLCDHANVRFHRMTRNQLSLQLNENNDFEIIDYLNEGKSRSVKTLSGGQAFQVSLSLALALAESVQANAQADKNFFFIDEGFGTQDTESVNIVFETLTNLMKENRIVGIISHVEELKEKIPTALNIIKDEERGSLIEIV